In the genome of Rhizobium rhizogenes, one region contains:
- a CDS encoding YicC/YloC family endoribonuclease, with protein MTLQSMTGFARSEGTSGRYRWAWELRSVNGKGLDVRLRLPNGLEALETGLREIAGEHLSRGNIQAGLTLTIAENRLEAVINRDALAAVLALKKELGDVVDDRPLSFDTLLTLRGLVDFREAEDDAEAQARRNGDVLAGFAAAVEKLKDMREREGASLFAILSGHIDRIEQLVDVIESDPSRQPEQIAARLAQQIALIGDGMHGLDRDRLHAEAALIATKADLREEIDRLRAHVQASRELLTNGGPVGRKLDFLAQEFNRESNTICSKSNASAVTAAGIELKVVIDQFREQVQNLE; from the coding sequence ATGACATTGCAATCGATGACCGGCTTTGCGCGCAGCGAAGGAACCTCCGGCCGTTACCGCTGGGCGTGGGAATTGCGTTCGGTGAACGGCAAGGGGCTCGATGTGCGCCTGCGTCTGCCCAACGGTCTTGAAGCGCTGGAAACCGGCCTGCGGGAAATCGCGGGCGAGCATCTCTCCCGTGGCAATATACAGGCGGGCCTGACGCTGACGATTGCGGAAAACCGGCTGGAGGCCGTCATCAACCGCGATGCGCTCGCTGCGGTTCTGGCGCTCAAGAAGGAACTTGGTGATGTCGTTGACGACAGGCCGTTGAGTTTCGATACGCTGCTTACGCTGCGCGGCCTTGTCGATTTCCGCGAGGCGGAAGACGACGCAGAGGCGCAGGCGAGACGCAACGGCGATGTGCTGGCCGGTTTCGCGGCCGCCGTCGAGAAGCTGAAGGATATGCGCGAGCGGGAAGGGGCTTCGCTGTTTGCCATCCTGTCCGGCCATATCGACCGGATCGAGCAGCTTGTAGACGTGATCGAGAGCGACCCTTCCCGTCAGCCGGAGCAGATCGCGGCAAGGCTTGCCCAGCAGATTGCCCTGATCGGCGATGGCATGCACGGGCTTGATCGCGACCGTCTCCATGCCGAGGCGGCGCTGATCGCCACCAAGGCGGATCTGCGCGAAGAGATCGACCGCCTGCGCGCGCATGTGCAGGCGTCGCGGGAGCTTTTGACGAATGGCGGGCCTGTCGGCCGCAAGCTCGATTTTCTTGCACAGGAATTTAACCGCGAGTCGAATACAATCTGTTCCAAATCGAACGCCAGTGCGGTAACCGCAGCAGGCATAGAGCTGAAAGTGGTTATCGACCAGTTCCGCGAGCAGGTCCAAAATCTGGAGTAG